A single region of the Triticum dicoccoides isolate Atlit2015 ecotype Zavitan chromosome 2B, WEW_v2.0, whole genome shotgun sequence genome encodes:
- the LOC119362596 gene encoding E3 ubiquitin-protein ligase AIRP2-like, translated as MGRSFRDSLKLLEADIQHANSLLASIMHCSIIYFFGKNCSASEFRREYDGACLQMRMSYCPAAHLFLFLVQWTDCNLAGALGLLRILIYKVYADGTTTMSTHERKASIREFYAVIYPSLAQLHEGINEVEDRKQKAICIERYRRREEDHKRVISEIDDNIEEECGICMEINYKVVLPTCSHAMCIKCYRDWRSRSQSCPFCRDSLKRVNSADLWIYTDNRDIVDMATVRRENLRRLFMYIDKLPTVIPESVFEVYDSHVK; from the exons ATGGGCAGGTCGTTCCGGGACTCGCTCAAGCTGCTCGAGGCCGACATCCAGCACGCCA ATTCTCTTCTTGCATCAATAATGCATTGCTCAATAATTTATTTTTTTGGTAAAAACTGCAGTGCTTCTGAATTCCGAAGGGAATATGATGGTGCCTGTCTTCAGATGAGGATGTCATACTGTCCGGCTGCAcaccttttcctttttcttgtgcAGTGGACAGACTGCAACCTTGCTGGTGCTCTTGGGCTGTTGAGAATTCTCATTTACAAG GTTTATGCTGATGGGACAACCACCATGTCCACTCATGAAAGGAAAGCGAGCATTAGGGAATTCTATG CTGTAATTTACCCTTCTCTGGCGCAATTACATGAAGGAATTAATGAGGTGGAGGACAGGAAACAAAAAGCAATTTGTATAGAGAGGTATAGAAGACGAGAGGAGGATCACAAAAGGGTGATCTCAGAGATTGATGATAATATAGAGGAAGAGTGTGGCATATGTATGGAAATAAACTACAAAGTTGTCCTTCCAACTTGTAGCCATGCTATGTGCATTAAATGCTACCGTGACTG GAGATCAAGATCCCAGTCCTGTCCGTTCTGCCGCGACAGCCTCAAGAGGGTCAACTCCGCCGACCTCTGGATATACACGGATAACAGGGACATCGTCGACATGGCGACGGTCCGAAGAGAGAACCTGAGGCGTCTCTTCATGTACATAGATAAGTTGCCCACGGTGATCCCCGAATCTGTTTTCGAGGTATACGATTCCCACGTAAAGTGA